Below is a window of Solanum stenotomum isolate F172 chromosome 7, ASM1918654v1, whole genome shotgun sequence DNA.
TTAGCTAAAGAAGCCATAACCCCCCTTGTAGATGGGAATTGTTTTAATTGAAGAGAACATTTTTCACTTTAAGATAACTAAACAATGAAACATGAGTTCATCATAGAATGCAATGTTACCAATACCAAACACATTAGCTCTGAAAAGGATCAAATTGACTCAACAAGGGACAAGGAATAGAAAAATTGATGAGAACAAGAGAGGTTATTTCTTTGTGAATAGATCATTTCATGTTTTCTTTGACAGCTTGTGATGTTCActatatttttctatcaaaGTCCTGTTTGTTCATTGGGTATCATTTTTCAGAGCAAAGTGGAACAGATATTATGTGATGCTTCAGAAGTCAACTTCTCGTCTGATCAGGATTTAGGTAGAAGAAAAGCTGTTTATATCTTCTTTTTCCCTCTATAAGTGTGTGTATGTGTATAACACACACACACGTATGTTTAAGGGGAGGGAGTTTTATCTGCCATTATAATTCTCGTGTTTGTAACTTCAGATGAATTTTGGAATTATTTGAAGAATGAGCTAAGCACAGAAGAGgctaaaaatgcaaaaattgCAGATGAAATTGAGGGGCTTTCAAGGGAATATGTTGAAGGTGCTGAGGATTCCTGGTGGTTCTGGAAAATTCAGATTTATGTGGGATTGGGACACGTGCTCAACTTctgattttgaaatgtttttctttttttctgtaGGTTATAGCAAATTGGTGAATGAGATTGAAGGCCTTAGTTGTCCTTTGGAGCTCATTGAATCACTGGTTTGTTTCTGTTCATCTGCTGATTCTACTTGAATCTAAACTAAGTTTGTTGATCAGTGTGGGCCAGTGGAGTGGAGGGGGATTGCTTGCAGATTTAGGACACACATTTACTTGTTGGTTCCTTAAGAAATTGGACATGCTATAGTTTTATGGTATCTGGCTGCTCACCCTAAAGTGTTAAGGTGAAATATCAAATAAACTGCATGTGGGTGGAAGAATGTAAACTGTGACAATTTCTAACCCCTGTGTGATCCAATTCTATACTGAAGTTCGTTACTATTTGTGTTAGTGCATATGTTTTTTACAATATTTCAAGCTTGTTTAGCAGTAATGGATGTCAACTCTGTTGCACCTTTACCATATCATCCATGTATTGGGAGCACACAAGTGTAAagttttttcattatttttcttccgTGAGTATACGAAGTGGGATCATCATGTTCTTATTTGGTGACACATCGACAATCTTCCTCACCTGTCTCCTGtaaattttatgaatatgaGGAGAAGTCTGAAAACATAGAGAGGTGTTGTGGAAGATgccatgtgtcatttttttggaGCATTTTTCTCAGCATGAATAATTTTGATGAATGGACTGTGGAACAAACATTAAGAAGAAGGAACTTCTAAATTCTTAGCTTTTCTTGCCCCTTGATTTTGTATCTCTTTGTTTTGGCTGGATGTAAGTTAAAACTTTgtgtttattttcttaagaaaatgaggaaaaacgGAAGGTTGTTGTTGCTTTTTGTTTGCCAGTGAATCAACTTTACAATTTCAAGTTCTATGTGAAGAATATTGTGGCAAGAACTCCAAATTTGATCAGCAGCTAATGAGTTGCATAGTTGAAACTTGTGTCTACTCTATGGGGCCTAGAAGGGACAATCCATTAGCTTCATGATTTATCACTTCCTCTCAGTTGCAATCATTGCATAATTCTTCTGTGTGGTCTTTTCATTTGAAAACTAATGATAAGTTGTCAGTCATTGAATCTTTTCAAGTGGAAATATTAGCAAGGATACTTTTGTTATACTGCTGAACCAGTTAAATTCAATCAAATtacctttaaaaaaattacactttgATTAGCAGCTGAATATTTCTTGCTAGGTGAACAGTTCTtgttctttttctatttttttccctCTTCTGTGTCCAAGCCTAATGCTTCAATCTTATCATGATTCCTCTAAATCTTAGAACTTCCAACTTTGTTCAAATGCCTGTTATTGTTATACTTATTGTATCTTACCTTATATTTTAGGGACTTGAACAAGGAAGAGCACTAACAAATTTTCCTTGTTCTACACCTGGAGAAGATAAAGGAAACTTGTCAAGTGCACCTGTAGAACATAACTTTAAGGTTCTTACATCTTTTCAATATTGCAAGACTACTTAGAGTAGTTTGATATCATTATCTAAATGCAAATCTTGCTGTCAGTGGCTGATGCAACAGCAATTTTTTAGTCTATTCGTAGTCTCAATTATCACATTGCATAACAATCTGTCTACTGGCGAACTGCCAAAGCATACTTGGATGTTGTTCTGTTAtttctttaaaagaaaattaaggtTACTTATGTATCATTGTTTTACCCCCTTTGTATGTAGATCTTTGAATTAGGTAATCAGCTTGAAAAGAGCAAATTGAATTTGAAGTCCTTGGAAGAACTTGAGAGTACTTTCAACAGGTATTTTCGAAAATAAACTTTGCATAGTTCTCCGTACTCTCTCTTGTCTAATTCCGGTGCATTTAATTTTACAATATAATCAGGTTTGAGGCTATAGAAAAGATTGAAGATGCATTTTCTGGTCTTAAGATAGTAGAATTTGAGGGGAACCGCATCAGATTATCTTTGAGAACTTTTATCCCAAACTTAGAAAACTTGCTCCACAACCAAATAATCGATGTTGCTGAACCACCAGAGCAAAATCATGAGTTGTTAATCGAACTGATGGATGGAACCATGGAGCTAAAACACGTTGAGGTATGTTTTTTCAGCAGTTTGTGACATAAAAATTAGGGATAACTGCATTTTTGGTCCCTAAGTTATTGGTCCTTGTGATATATGACACATAaagcccagtggtttgggcttgggacttccatgttggaggtctcaagttcgaaaccccttgccagggaaagcaaggggtttgccttttgggtcgagctcgtcgcaccgggcttgcctagtNTGTTGCTGAACCACCAGAGCAAAATCACGAGTTGTTAATTGAACTGATGGATGGAGCCATGGAGCTAAAACATGTTGAGGTGTGTTTTTTCAGCAGTTTGTGACTTAAAAATTAGGGATAACTGCTTTTTGGTCCCTAAGTTATTGgtaaattatgttttttgtCCTTGTGATATATGACACAGCATACTTAACCTTCAATTGATTAAATTGTGTACCTTTGATCCCCTCAGTTAGAAAATATGTTATATTTGactattataaatttatattaccGGTCAATATGAAGTAGCAATGCAAACTTAACATAGCTATTAACccaaaaaagaaatgaataactcatttttctttccacTGATGAGATGATGTTTTGGAAGAGAATGTGGCATAACGTTGTATGAAATACGAGCCTTCTACATAAGACAAATCTAGCATAGACTTAACTTTCTCCTGACAGGACATTGGCTTAAAGTGGATTTATAATCCTTCTCTATATCTGCCAGAAATTAAAATACTTACCCACTTTTTGATACATTGGCAACAGACATTCGCTGTAGCAAACAGTCAAAGTACCTAAATATGCCTGATGTTAAATTATCAAAACAACTTAGGCTAAGAAAATTGGTTTTGTGCTTACAAAGAGTGTGTTAGATGAAATACAACAAGTCATATGcagaaacaaaaaaatctaCTGTTCTGTGTTTCCAGTATATTGGTTGCTTATAAGTTATAACCGACTGAATCATTGGTTTACCTGCAAGCTGTTTGATTTTCTTCCTTTGTTGAATTAACTGCTTGCTTTCCTTAGTTTTTACTGGTCAATAAGATATAATGCTGCCATTTCTGATCTATTATACCTCAAtctattttttggtgatcctcTTCAGATTTTCCCAAATGATGTATCTATAAGCGATATAACTGATACTGCAAAATCCTTAAGGTGTgtttccttttcattttcttgtacACTCTACTGATCTCACTAAGTTTTGTCTTGTGTAAATCTATTTGTTTGATGCCTGAGCATAAATCATTatcctttattatttaataaagtcaaatttGATGCGAAGTTTTAGTTGATTTTGCAGCGTAAGTggtatttaatttcttattttggaAGTAATTTCCAACATGAAAATTCACATAGTGCCACTGATTACAGACAGGTCTATTTCCCTGTGGGAGTTCTTGAAAATAGATCTTCTTTGGAGTGGTTCGTTAAAAGGGTGCAAGATCGAATTGTTCTTAGCACATTAAGGCGCTTTC
It encodes the following:
- the LOC125870429 gene encoding uncharacterized protein LOC125870429, with product MENPSHNDADSLRREIQELRDIQISVEEPEAFGIELKKSLEDCTLQFESKVEQILCDASEVNFSSDQDLDEFWNYLKNELSTEEAKNAKIADEIEGLSREYVEGYSKLVNEIEGLSCPLELIESLGLEQGRALTNFPCSTPGEDKGNLSSAPVEHNFKIFELGNQLEKSKLNLKSLEELESTFNRFEAIEKIEDAFSGLKIVEFEGNRIRLSLRTFIPNLENLLHNQIIDVAEPPEQNHELLIELMDGTMELKHVEIFPNDVSISDITDTAKSLRQVYFPVGVLENRSSLEWFVKRVQDRIVLSTLRRFLVKSANSSRHSFDYADREETIVAHMVGGIDAFIKLPQGWPLTSSGLTLMSLKSSSQYSQQISLTLLCKVAEVANSLDTNARQTISGFTDRVEEILMQQMTAVTTST